The genomic window ATGGAGGCGAAGTTCGAGGACGAACAGAATATCTACCGGTTCGTCTCGAATGGTGTTCGCCGGACTCTCGCGAGCAACAACCTTGTTCCTGCGATGTCATCTTCATACGGGGAGGACAAGCCCGGGGAGATCGGCCTTCAGTTCACTCGTCGACAGCATAGCTGGCCGGTTCCCCGACAGTTTGTCGACCGTTCAACAGGCGAGATTATCACGCCCGGCAGGGAACCCGCCGTTGACCAGACCCGGATGAATTTCCGTGGCGGAGCGGCGCTTGTCGAGAACTTGCTGGGGCCGATCGACAAGGAGTTTGAGGATGCCGCAACGCAAACCGGAGAACGTGCAGAATCTCATGGAGATCGTTTGCCCAACCGGGAATTATCGCCGATTATCTGGCAACTGCACAACAAGTACATTCTTACTCCGATCGAAAACGGACTGATGATCGTTGACCAGCATGTCGCGCATGAACGCATCCTGTATGAACGTGCCCTTCGACGATTTGATCATGAGCCGCCGCCATCGCAGCAGTTGCTTTTTCCCCAGACAATCGAGTTGAATCCATCCGATTTTTCGTTGGCGAACGAGTTGCTTCCGCATCTTGAACGGTTGGGTTTTTCCCTCAAGCCGTTCGGCAGAAATACGGTTGTTGTGGAAGGCATTCCTCCCGACGTTCCGCCGGGAACGGAAACAAAGATCATTGAGGATATGCTCTCTCTCTACAAAGAACATTTGCAGCACGGGATGATGGATGCACGGGACAATCTTGCAAAATCATTCTCATGCAGATCGGCAATCAAGGCAGGCGACCCGCTGGGCGAGCAGGAAATGAAGACCTTGCTCGACCAGTTGTTTCGAACCTCGATGCCGTATGTTTGTCCGCACGGACGCCCCGTTGTTCTCAGAATCTCAATCGACGAACTGGATAGACGATTCGGCAGAACGTAGACGATTTCCCCGGACTGTTCTCCTCATGCAACGTCGTTGCAGTATCTTGAACTTCATATGGTTTCTTCGTTAATTTGACGTCAGGTAAATGGTTCTTTCTCACCCACACACCACGAACTTGGGGAATACATGAACACAAACGGCTTCGACGACGTAAGGAAGCAGAAACAGAATTGGGCGGCGAAGGCGGCGAAATCCTCACGACAGCTTCAGGCGAAATTCACAACAGTCAGTGGTGCGCC from Bacteroidota bacterium includes these protein-coding regions:
- the mutL gene encoding DNA mismatch repair endonuclease MutL — its product is MNNRRVQVLSEHLANQIAAGEVIQRPESVVKELLENSLDADAKNLLVAIKEGGKKLIQIVDDGMGMDEQDAVASFLRHATSKISSIDDLEGIQTYGFRGEALASVAAVARVTMKTRRREDDTAVVLQIDGGSKPQISREGREPGTSITVHNLFFNVPARRKFLKSNNTEFRHIYDAVQRVALSHPEVALKFISDDETIFDLKSATLEERMLDVFGDRQVEQMVWLEERSAYVSVSGFIGKPVFGQKSRAHQYLFLNKRFITNRNISHAVYTAYENLLVKGTFPFFLLFLEIDPHRVDVNVHPSKMEAKFEDEQNIYRFVSNGVRRTLASNNLVPAMSSSYGEDKPGEIGLQFTRRQHSWPVPRQFVDRSTGEIITPGREPAVDQTRMNFRGGAALVENLLGPIDKEFEDAATQTGERAESHGDRLPNRELSPIIWQLHNKYILTPIENGLMIVDQHVAHERILYERALRRFDHEPPPSQQLLFPQTIELNPSDFSLANELLPHLERLGFSLKPFGRNTVVVEGIPPDVPPGTETKIIEDMLSLYKEHLQHGMMDARDNLAKSFSCRSAIKAGDPLGEQEMKTLLDQLFRTSMPYVCPHGRPVVLRISIDELDRRFGRT